taaaatgaccaaaaaagCCTTAAATTACCTTACGATATTTCTAAGTCcagattttaataaatgaacatgcgtaaatcaaattaaatcaaattaggGACATAAGTTAAAAGGCGATATACTCCTTATGACACTAACTAAGATCCAATTTTTATGAAACATATTATCACCTCTCTGATATTTTGTATCAACCATGCACGTTAGGGTAATATGTtaataatttatgagatttgaGTAGAGCTTAAGAAGATATGTTATGACCTATgcctaaaaaattaagaacgtTAGAACCCAAAAAACTAATAGAATGTTctaaaaacaagaaacgaGTAAAAGACCAACACGACTCTCATATCCATTAAGACAAGATAAATGTTAGGTACCACGCAAGAATAAAAGATCGATGTCCTCATACTCAAAAACTCAAGAAACCCCTACACCTCCCACGGTACATCATGTTTATGACTTAGATTATATCACTTGGAATGTAAGAAGCTTTGGATGTGAGTTCCAGACTACATCACTTGGAATAGAACACAAACTGAtgaaagaaccaagaacaagactAAGTGAGGACAAGAGAAGTGTTAAGAAACTTGTTCCCTACAAGGCTATAAAAGTAATTTGAAGATTCAGTGTCCTACCGTTTCATTGGAACTCAGTGAGCGAGCAATGTAATAACTGCTTTTCTATACATGAACGGACTCGAAGAGTACAAATCCTTTCTACCATTACACGTTGCATACATATCATTTTATAGTTGTATATTTCTAATATCAATTGGCAATTGTTAATGGTAACTAAACCATATGACTAAATTAGctcaaatgaaatgaaaaaaaaaaaaaacgaattggggcattccgagaatcgaactcgggacctctcgcacccaaagcgagaatcataccactagaccaaatgccctctTCGgctaaaagatttaaaataaattataaatatctaaaagattaatttttatactgGTTAAATatgtcttaatttttttattttatattctatatattttaaaatgaactAATCTATCAAATAGGTTGTGACCTCACATGCAAGACAGACAAGGATAACCCTCTGGCAAGACTGAGAAGTGCCATGATCCGATCGAGAAGATcagtgcatcatccaacacactgAAAGTGTGCAttgaccaacccaaaatttcaagttgttAACCCAAGCAACCTAAATAGAATCTACAAATCAACCTAACCTGAACCTTTATTATCAGGTTGGGTTAGATATTtaagttgttaaaaaaatcatatttatctataatacatgttacattaataattaaaataatacgCAACCGtcaatattcttaatattcataataatcttaaaaatacgTTCATATTCTTTAAACAGATTTGAGAGATTATGGCTAATAATATGGGTATGTTAGCGTTGAATTAGTATTGTTATCTTCTAATTTAAGccaaaaattagtttaatatcCATTGGCTTATCGTTAATTAAGGTTTGAATCACtaatctccaccttccatCTCTTCATctctttcattatttatacACACATCCCTTCAACACATTCTCacaacacaaaataaaacaagagaGTGGCATTCACATTGGCATTTGCATAGCCACATAGCCACTCTCCCGGTCTCTGTCTCCGTGTCGGTTTTGTTCGTTCGGTCGATCGATTGTGTTTCAAGGGGACGGTGTAGGGAACCCGTGTGAGGTACACTAAAGGAAGCCATGGCTAGCTTTTCAGGAACCACACAGAAGTGCATGGCTTGTGACAAGACCGTTTATCTTGTCGATAAGCTTACCGCCGATAATAGGGTCTTCCATAAGGCTTGCTTCCGATGCTACCATTGCAAGGGCACTCTCAAGGTAATTACACGTTCTCGTCAGAGTCATGAGGTTCAAATcttcatatttcattttaacgTCTTTCGAACATGTTGGTTTTGCAGCTTAGCAACTACTGTTCGTTCGAGGGAGTGTTGTACTGCAGGCCTCACTATGATCAACTCTTCAAGAGAACTGGCAGCCTTGACAAAAGCTTCGAAGgcaatatttctttatttgtttatagtcgttaaaatgtattttctcgctactttttcttccaacatgATTCAAGACTCGAACATATGGCAAGGTTATCCATAACGTTGAGTTGCTCACGGCTCACTTGTTCAATTGGTTAGAATAAGTGCCGCACAATTGTTGTCCCACTATCGCAGAGTGTGATTGTGACCCACTTTCAATGAATATTCgagttctaaaatttaatttcctttttgtcAGGAACTCCGAAAATCGTGAAGGTAGAAAAACCCACCGACAACGAGGtataatttcttcgttttgtAATCTACTTTTTCGACATGCTTTGTAACTATTACGGatggattgagttgggttggattggattatcGAACAGAAAGCGAGTGCGAAGTCAAACCTATTTGCTGGAACCCGAGACAAATGTGCAGGGTGTACGAAGACGGTTTATCCCCTTGAAAAGGTAACGGTGAACGGGACGGCGTACCATAAGAGCTGCTTCAAGTGCAGCCATGGAGGGTGCACAATAAGCCCATCAAACTACATAGCACATGAGGGGAAGCTATACTGCAAGCACCACCACATTCAACTGTTCAAGGAGAAGGGCAATTACAGCCAGCTTGAAACTGAGCGCCAAAAGAGCAATGCAGTGGCAATGAAATTAGGTGCTTCACTGGAAATTGCAGCTGAATCATAGTTTGAGATTGGAacaaacaacacaacaaagtgcttcattttattgttttccTGTTTGTTTAAAGGGGTCTTTAATTCTCTGTGCAAGTCAGTTCCAACGCTAATGCTACATTATTTCATTAATCTATGAGGCTTCTTCATATTAATTTGCCTTCATAattccattattatttatttccacTATACCCACTTTAATTTagatagttttttaaaaatatgttaaaaaaaaaaatgggtcatCAAAAAACCTTTCACAAAAAATCCAATATAACACTTATAGTTCTAGCTTTAGAATACGTTTTTCGTGTCTTTTCTATAATTGAAAGAGGCAAATATAATACCTTAAACTAtagatatttgtctataaTAAGATGTGAAATACGATAGATGTAATCAACAAAAGGAACATTGGTTTGACCCACAACACTTATGGTCCAAGCTCGAGCTCTATGTTGAATTCACCAAACTAAGCCCACCACAAGCTTCCTCTCCCTTCGAGGacaatagtttttttttttttttttttttttttttttNTTGGAATATTAGGGTATAACCTTATATCTGTTCAgaccttaatcaaggctcgacttctttttctAGAGCTCTAGAACaattgttcgacatttgaggattttattgacattgctaagttaagggcataactttgataccatattCTTGAATCATGAACCtctaaaatgatatgatattattccTGATTCAATTATTCGGAATTGAGTTAGGTTTGTGTTAACTACGTTGAATTTCTAGATGACATGCACTAGTGAAAAGCATAGccgaaaagaaacaaataataagaaaaatgaggTAAATGAAGGGTAATAAATGCTGAAAATGTATATAGTTTAGGAGCAAGGTTCAAGATATATGAAGAGAAGTAGAGTTGgtataaataagaatataaaGATAGAGATAAAACCATTGCGACATTGgatattaaattaacatttCATACACCATATgatcactcactcactcactcactcactcactcacaaAAAGCTTCCTGCTTATGTTCTTAAAAGCAAGCATCCAACACGAAGCAACAGCAAAGAGCAGCCACACTGTCAATTTCACAAACAAACTTTTAATTACTTCCTAACTACACTTCTCTTATATATTCCATATTccaatttttcatttgaatcaCCTCAATCAAATGGAATCTCAATAAATCATTCAACCCAAGAGCTACATTTAATAAGTTCGGATTTAATAAGTTCGGCTCCGCGttcaaatctttatttaaactataaatGTGAGAAGGGatagaaataaatttcaaactaatctttaaaacgcgtctgttaggggaaggttttcacaccggtggtttgttctcctcctcaaccaatgtgggacatcacaatccacccccccttcggggcccagcatcctcgctggcactctttccttcctccaatcgatgtgggaccgccccaaatccaccccctttggggccagcgtccttactggcacactacctCGTGTCTATCGCCTTTCgcggaacagcgagaaggctggcacatcgtccaaaacttggctctgataccatttgtaacgactaagattcaccgctagcagatattatcctatttggacttcctctcaaggctttaaaatgtaggggaaggtttccgcacccttataaatggtggtttgttctcctccccaatcaacgtgggacatcacaatatatagGAACTTTTGTTGCAAGAACTCAATCCACACAAATTTCCAAAACATTCTATTGTCAGATTCCTTCAAAAATAAATCGAGAAATTTACGGGAAGTGGAGACAATGACAGTGGACATCTCTGAGTTTAACTATAATATTGCTCGAATCTAGTTCTACATATTCCGAAAAAATGGAccgaaattaattttaattttgtatatagttagtctaaaaaatttatttcaaaaaaattgaggtttaaataaacattaaaaaacaaattcaaagtttaaaaaatgacaaaaagacCCTTCTGGAAcgcattttttttgtttgaaaaaggaaagaaaacgaaaagcACTTTTTGTTCCACCGAAACGAAAAAGGGTTCGACAAATCAACGAAATCTGCGCCTCTGTTCATGTGAGCAATATCTTTCCAACCTGTGTCAGTTTTTACGACTCGACGGTTTCCAAATTCCTCAACATCAAAACAGCAATCAATCCACTAACACTAACAGCCAACGCAAACACTATTTCCTAAACTAACAATCTCCGCCGCATCGCCTCAATTTCAATTCGAAAAACGCAGTTTAAATCGCATCAAGGAAGATCAAAAACGAAATAGAAGCAAATACTTACCAGCCTTCGAGGAATCCAACTTCTTGCCGTTGTTGTTGATATTGAGGCGGAGGTTGACCGTACGCCGGTCCATAAGCCGGAGGCGGATATCCTGCCTGTGGATAACCAGCAGGAGGATAACCAGCCGGCGGCGGATGTCCTGGAGGCGGATAAGCGTCCTTCGGATAACCTTCAGGCGGATAACCTAAAATCATCGACATTCACAGAATCAAAGCCGGAAATCAGTCAAATCGAAGCGCGAAAGCGAGACGAAAACAAAGAGTAGATCGTTTTTTACTTAAATACAACACGATCCGTTCGATTTGAACCttagaaattcaagaaaatgcATCAGAACTAAGAGCATTGGTTTAGATGTTACCTTGCGGCGGAGGAACGCCGACGGGAGGCGGAGGCTGGTTGAAGtaactcattttcttccactaCTTTCTCTCGGAGATTTCTTGCGCGATCGGATGGATTTTATTAGTAGCCAAACAGAGAAACCAGAGAGCTATAACTATGAAAACtatttgaataaagaattaCTTCGTGTCcggatttttattttcttttttatttccttttaatttgaattttttatattcccTCCTTCAAACTTTTAAACGGCGCGTTAGTAGTTTACAACAAATTTCGttatattcttaaacttttttaaactaaattaatagaaaaaaaaaatactttaaataattgttcgttaatatcttttaatttttttgataatataaataatattatcgtgatattatgtattaaaaaatactcataaaattttaactgtcgcattaaaatcattaatttttataaaaaaaagtttaaatttttttatcgtCAATATATAGACAAAATTCGTCTATCAATACTTCATAAATtatcttgttttttaaattcgaggtattaataaaactttaaaattttttatttttaacactGTTTGAAAGTGCATTTTTAGAGTTAATAGTATTAACGGGTCGtgtaaggtttttttttttttttttttttaattaNacttttgaaagtttataaatattttttaaataaagttaaaagcGGGagagtatatttatttttttagacaaaatatctaaaatttaatgcatattatttataatatacttattaataaatgaaaattagattaaattttaagacatattattgttttattaataaattattgtaatGGTATAAGATTTATAGGTATATCatgtattatataattttattaaaattacttattttagaataattatttagatttattggaaagtaaaataaaaaacttaaaattaaattaaattgattatcTATTTAGTTTtacaaataatgaaaatttgtatAATGAAAGGAATGTCGGTCATCAAAGAAACCAATACTGCCACGTCAGCTACCTAGGCATAGAAATCAAGGGTCCAGATGCATTGAAATATTTAGATTAACTTTGACGGTAATAATAAAGGAAACGTACAATAAAATCGGTGGGGCGCACCACACATGATTAGATGTTGATTTTACAGCTCAGCCCATCTTCATATACACCTAAACCACGTGGCtgcattattattttgattatgatGCTTTATgaaaatcatgtttttttttttttttttttttttttttttttttttttttttttttttNttttttttttttttttacctttttcaaaTTGAGTTTAAATCAGCTCGGAATTAAATTTAGGTTCGACACTTGATAGCTCTGATATCTTTTAGGCAAACTCTAGAGTAAAgttacgagagcttatgttgaaagtggacaatatcatactattgtcgagagtcgtgattcctaatagtTTCAAGTAAAACATCTTTAAATATGAAGTTCATATGATTAAGTCATCGAACGGGAAAGTGTACCTCGTTGTTATAAGTagtaattttcaaatctttta
This sequence is a window from Cucurbita pepo subsp. pepo cultivar mu-cu-16 chromosome LG04, ASM280686v2, whole genome shotgun sequence. Protein-coding genes within it:
- the LOC111792594 gene encoding LIM domain-containing protein WLIM1-like; this encodes MASFSGTTQKCMACDKTVYLVDKLTADNRVFHKACFRCYHCKGTLKLSNYCSFEGVLYCRPHYDQLFKRTGSLDKSFEGTPKIVKVEKPTDNEKASAKSNLFAGTRDKCAGCTKTVYPLEKVTVNGTAYHKSCFKCSHGGCTISPSNYIAHEGKLYCKHHHIQLFKEKGNYSQLETERQKSNAVAMKLGASLEIAAES
- the LOC111792596 gene encoding cysteine-rich and transmembrane domain-containing protein WIH2-like, yielding MSYFNQPPPPVGVPPPQGYPPEGYPKDAYPPPGHPPPAGYPPAGYPQAGYPPPAYGPAYGQPPPQYQQQRQEVGFLEGCVAALCCCFVLDACF